Proteins encoded by one window of Sphingomonas ginkgonis:
- the cysK gene encoding cysteine synthase A codes for MKANSILDTIGRTPHIRLNKLFGDRAEVWVKSERANPGGSIKDRIALAMIEDAERSGQLKPGGVIIEPTSGNTGIGLAMVAAVKGYRLILVMPESMSLERRRLMLAYGAEFDLSPREKGMQGAVDRARELVEQTPGAWMPQQFDNPANLEVHRRTTAQEILEDFRDAPFDALITGVGTGGHITAVAEILKQEWPGLKVFAVEPALSPILTGGKPGPHPIQGIGANFVPSILDRDVLDGVVDVDANDAKEMARRVAREEGILVGISSGASLAAVEMKIAELGGRPKILTFNYDTGERYLSVPDFLPEQS; via the coding sequence ATGAAGGCGAATAGCATCCTCGACACGATCGGAAGGACTCCGCACATCCGGCTGAACAAGCTGTTCGGCGACCGTGCCGAGGTGTGGGTCAAGTCGGAGCGGGCCAATCCGGGCGGGTCGATCAAGGATCGCATCGCGCTGGCGATGATAGAGGACGCGGAGCGGTCCGGCCAACTCAAGCCCGGCGGCGTCATCATCGAGCCGACCAGCGGGAACACCGGGATCGGCCTTGCCATGGTCGCCGCTGTCAAGGGCTACCGGCTGATCCTCGTCATGCCCGAGAGCATGAGTCTCGAGCGGCGGCGGCTGATGCTGGCCTATGGCGCCGAGTTCGATCTCTCGCCGCGCGAGAAGGGCATGCAGGGCGCGGTCGACCGGGCTCGCGAACTGGTCGAGCAGACCCCCGGCGCGTGGATGCCGCAGCAGTTCGACAATCCCGCCAACCTCGAGGTGCACCGCCGCACGACGGCGCAGGAGATCCTCGAGGATTTCCGCGATGCGCCGTTCGACGCGCTGATCACCGGGGTCGGGACCGGCGGGCACATCACCGCGGTCGCCGAGATCCTCAAGCAGGAGTGGCCGGGCCTCAAGGTCTTTGCGGTGGAGCCGGCCCTCTCGCCGATCCTCACCGGCGGCAAGCCGGGCCCGCACCCGATCCAGGGCATCGGTGCAAACTTCGTGCCCTCGATCCTCGACCGTGACGTGCTCGACGGCGTGGTCGATGTCGACGCCAACGACGCCAAGGAGATGGCGCGTCGCGTCGCCCGCGAGGAAGGCATCCTCGTCGGCATCTCGTCGGGCGCAAGCCTGGCGGCGGTCGAGATGAAGATCGCCGAGCTCGGCGGACGGCCGAAGATCCTGACGTTCAACTACGACACGGGCGAGCGCTACCTGTCGGTTCCGGATTTCCTTCCCGAGCAGAGCTAA
- a CDS encoding alpha/beta fold hydrolase has translation MPYAKAKDGTMLYYKDWGRGDPVVLLHGWPLSGDSFDDAAVRLVEAGHRAIIPDRRGFGRSDQPWDGHDYDTYADDVAAVLEDAGVNEPVSLVGFSMGGGEVARFLTKQGQRRVKKAVLISSVVPYMAQTDDNPNGVPQSTFDQMTEGMKKDRAHFFKGFFKDFFGSGLLSNPVSDEVEMNAWRQAMMAGLRPTLAAAQAFATTDFRPDLKSFTVPTLVIHGTSDQTVPIDATGRVVANEVPGAQLIEYDGSAHGVTETDKERLINDLLTFLGDGRGAQASGQDDQRSAIPLTLTERY, from the coding sequence ACTACAAGGACTGGGGCCGCGGTGATCCGGTCGTCCTGCTGCACGGCTGGCCGCTGAGTGGCGATTCCTTCGATGACGCCGCCGTTCGCCTGGTCGAAGCCGGCCACCGCGCGATCATTCCCGACCGGCGCGGCTTCGGGCGCTCGGATCAGCCGTGGGACGGGCATGATTACGACACCTATGCCGACGATGTCGCGGCGGTGCTCGAGGATGCCGGGGTCAACGAGCCGGTCAGCCTCGTCGGCTTCTCGATGGGCGGCGGCGAAGTCGCGCGCTTTCTGACGAAGCAGGGCCAGCGGCGGGTCAAGAAAGCCGTGCTGATCAGCTCGGTCGTGCCCTACATGGCGCAGACCGACGACAATCCCAACGGGGTCCCGCAGTCGACCTTCGACCAGATGACCGAAGGCATGAAGAAGGACCGTGCGCACTTCTTCAAGGGCTTCTTCAAGGACTTCTTCGGGTCGGGGCTGCTCAGCAATCCGGTCAGCGACGAGGTCGAGATGAACGCCTGGCGGCAGGCGATGATGGCCGGGCTGCGGCCGACGCTGGCGGCGGCGCAGGCCTTCGCCACCACCGACTTCCGCCCCGACCTCAAGAGCTTCACCGTTCCGACCTTGGTCATCCACGGGACCAGCGATCAGACCGTGCCGATCGACGCCACCGGCCGGGTGGTCGCCAACGAGGTGCCCGGTGCGCAGCTGATCGAATATGACGGCAGCGCGCACGGCGTGACCGAGACCGACAAGGAGCGGCTGATCAACGACCTGCTCACCTTCCTCGGCGACGGCCGGGGCGCACAGGCGAGCGGGCAGGATGACCAGCGGAGCGCCATCCCGCTCACGCTGACCGAGCGCTACTGA
- a CDS encoding MFS transporter, producing the protein MSLLPPPLRIPAFRAFWISRLASTLGGLSMVIVIGWQVYDLARGTMGVEAASLRLGLVGLVQFVPLFLLSMVAGWASDRFDRRWIARGAVGVDLFCAAVLGWTTFSGTINLPILFGIAALLGVGRAFAGPSLGALAPNLVPRDILPNAIALSSMAWQSGAIFGPALGGYLYAIHAHVPYTVAVGLFVLSLACLFLIPPLPPRPAEERRHPLIEAREGLRYVRHNRFVLGAISLDLFAVLLGGATAMLPVFARDILHAGPTGLGHLRAAPALGATLTAAWFAFRPLKTNVGVKMLLAVGVFGVATIAFGLSRSMPLSLACLALLGAADMVSVYVRQSLVQLYTPDNMRGRVGAVSSLFISASNELGEAESGFLASAIGPVLGVVGGGIGAILIVILWSRLFPELAQASSFDAPLGAKEAKA; encoded by the coding sequence GTGAGCCTTCTTCCCCCGCCGCTCCGGATCCCCGCCTTCCGCGCTTTCTGGATCAGCCGTCTCGCCTCGACGCTGGGCGGCCTCTCGATGGTCATCGTCATCGGGTGGCAGGTCTACGACCTGGCACGCGGGACGATGGGGGTGGAGGCGGCCTCGCTCCGGCTCGGCCTGGTCGGGCTGGTCCAGTTCGTGCCGCTGTTCCTGCTCAGTATGGTCGCGGGCTGGGCATCGGACCGGTTCGACCGGCGCTGGATCGCCCGCGGGGCGGTCGGGGTCGACCTGTTCTGCGCGGCGGTGCTCGGCTGGACGACCTTCAGCGGGACGATCAACCTCCCCATCCTGTTCGGGATCGCGGCGCTGCTGGGCGTCGGGCGCGCCTTCGCCGGACCGTCGCTCGGCGCGCTCGCCCCCAACCTCGTCCCGCGCGACATCCTTCCCAACGCGATCGCCTTGTCGTCGATGGCGTGGCAGAGCGGCGCGATCTTCGGGCCGGCGCTCGGCGGCTACCTCTACGCGATCCACGCGCACGTCCCCTACACCGTCGCGGTTGGCCTGTTCGTGCTGTCGCTGGCTTGCCTGTTCCTGATCCCGCCGCTCCCGCCGCGGCCGGCCGAGGAGCGCCGCCACCCGCTGATCGAGGCACGCGAAGGCCTTCGCTACGTCCGCCACAACCGCTTCGTGCTCGGCGCGATCAGCCTCGATCTGTTCGCAGTCCTGCTCGGCGGAGCGACCGCCATGCTCCCGGTGTTCGCGCGTGACATCCTCCACGCCGGCCCGACCGGACTGGGGCACCTCCGCGCGGCGCCGGCGCTCGGCGCCACGCTCACCGCCGCCTGGTTCGCCTTTCGCCCGCTGAAGACCAACGTCGGGGTGAAGATGCTGCTCGCGGTCGGCGTGTTCGGGGTCGCGACGATCGCGTTCGGCCTGTCGCGCTCGATGCCGCTGTCGCTCGCCTGCCTGGCGCTGCTCGGCGCGGCGGACATGGTCAGCGTCTATGTCCGCCAGTCGCTGGTCCAGCTCTACACGCCCGACAACATGCGCGGGCGGGTCGGGGCCGTGTCGTCGCTGTTCATCTCGGCCTCGAACGAGCTGGGCGAGGCGGAGAGCGGCTTCCTGGCATCGGCGATCGGACCGGTGCTGGGGGTTGTCGGCGGCGGGATCGGCGCCATCTTGATCGTCATCCTGTGGTCCCGGCTGTTTCCGGAACTGGCCCAGGCCAGCAGTTTCGACGCGCCGCTCGGCGCCAAGGAGGCAAAGGCATGA